Proteins co-encoded in one Populus trichocarpa isolate Nisqually-1 chromosome 10, P.trichocarpa_v4.1, whole genome shotgun sequence genomic window:
- the LOC7485875 gene encoding protein CRABS CLAW-like: MNLEEKVIDTDVLSSDHLSYVRCNFCNTVLAVRIPFKRMLDTVTVKCGHCNNLSFLSTRSPNLGNFLDIDHHHLSLQCTAKGVSSNEKLLFKETQGFCTDFRKGEHSSSSTSSEPLVPKVPFVVKPPEKKHRLPSTYNRFMKEEIQRIKAANPEIPHREAFSTAAKNWARYLPNSGAGSGGSKN, translated from the exons ATGAACCTAGAAGAGAAAGTGATCGACACAGATGTTCTATCATCTGATCATCTTTCCTATGTCCGTTGCAACTTCTGCAACACTGTTCTTGCG GTCCGGATTCCATTCAAGAGGATGCTGGACACTGTGACGGTCAAATGTGGTCATTGCAATAATCTCTCGTTTCTCAGCACCAGATCTCCCAACCTAGGGAACTTTCTCGATATTGATCACCACCATCTGAGTCTTCAG TGTACTGCGAAGGGAGTTTCTAGTAATGAAAAGTTGCTATTCAAGGAGACGCAAGGGTTTTGCACTGATTTCAGAAAAGGCGAACACTCATCCTCTTCGACCTCTAGCGAACCTCTGGTGCCCAAAGTACCTTTCGTAGTAAAGC CGCCTGAGAAGAAACACCGACTTCCATCTACTTACAATAGGTTTATGAA GGAGGAGATACAGCGCATCAAAGCGGCCAATCCTGAGATACCACACAGAGAAGCTTTTAGCACTGCAGCTAAGAAT tgGGCTAGGTACCTTCCAAACTCGGGTGCTGGATCTGGTGGCAGcaagaattaa